One Hevea brasiliensis isolate MT/VB/25A 57/8 chromosome 5, ASM3005281v1, whole genome shotgun sequence genomic region harbors:
- the LOC110647802 gene encoding amino acid transporter ANT1, whose product MGTEFKSSASAVPLLESSSLSSTGTASAIQTLGNIIVSIVGTGILGLPFAFRIAGWFAGSLGVILAGIATYYCMLLLVQCRDKQASQELTPETRTYGDLGYKCMGKIGRFLTEFLIFISQCGGSVAYLVFIGQNLSSIFKWQDLNLSSIIFLLVPIEIALSWIGSLSALAPFSIFADVCNVLAMAMVVKEDVEKVLSGEFKFSDRTAFTSNIGGLPFAGGMAVFCFEGFGMTLALEASMRERGRFPNLLAKAFTGITLAYVFFGFSGYMAYGDQTRDIITLNLPHNWSTIAVQIGLCLGLVFTFPIMVHPVHEIVEGKLENSEWYQKLYYDDSGNTTIVGKFGRYVSRSILIIVLAFLASFVPGFGVFASLVGSTVCALISFVLPATFHLILFGPSLHFWQKALDYCFLVGGLLFAGYGTYNAIVGV is encoded by the exons ATGGGTACTGAATTCAAGAGCTCTGCCTCTGCTGTTCCACTGCTTGAATCTTCTTCTTTATCATCTACAGGAACCGCTTCTGCAATCCAAACGCTTGGGAATATTATTGTTTCCATTGTTGGTACGGGTATTTTAGGCCTCCCTTTCGCTTTTCGAATTGCTGGTTGGTTTGCTGGGTCGCTTGGTGTTATTCTCGCTGGAATTGCCACCTATTattgcatgcttctactg GTTCAATGCAGAGACAAACAGGCATCCCAAGAATTAACACCAGAAACAAGAACATATGGTGACTTGGGTTACAAATGCATGGGTAAAATAGGCCGGTTCCTGACAGAATTTCTCATTTTCATATCCCAGTGTGGAGGATCAGTAGCATACTTGGTCTTTATTGGGCAAAACCTGTCATCCATATTCAAATGGCAGGACCTCAATTTATCATCCATCATATTCTTGCTAGTCCCTATTGAAATTGCACTTTCTTGGATTGGTTCTTTATCTGCTTTAGCGCCTTTTAGCATTTTCGCAGATGTATGCAATGTGTTAGCAATGGCAATGGTGGTTAAAGAGGATGTAGAAAAGGTGTTAAGTGGTGAATTTAAGTTCAGTGATAGAACTGCATTCACTTCTAATATAGGAGGATTGCCGTTTGCTGGAGGAATGGCAGTTTTTTGTTTTGAAGGGTTTGGGATGACTCTGGCATTGGAGGCATCAATGAGAGAGAGGGGCAGATTCCCCAACTTATTAGCCAAGGCATTCACTGGGATTACTCTTGCGTATGTGTTTTTTGGATTTTCTGGTTATATGGCTTATGGTGATCAAACTAGAGATATTATAACACTCAATTTGCCCCACAATTGGTCTACCATTGCTGTTCAG ATTGGATTGTGCCTGGGACTGGTGTTCACATTTCCCATTATGGTTCACCCAGTTCATGAAATTGTGGAAGGGAAGCTGGAAAACAGTGAATGGTATCAAAAGCTCTACTATGATGATAGTGGGAATACAACAATAGTTGGAAAGTTTGGAAGATATGTGAGCCGTTCAATTTTGATCATTGTTTTGGCATTCTTAGCATCATTTGTTCCTGGATTTGGTGTATTTGCCTCGCTTGTGGGGAGTACTGTATGTGCACTGATCTCATTTGTTCTGCCAGCCACATTTCACCTAATATTATTTGGTCCATCTTTGCATTTCTGGCAGAAAGCCTTAGATTATTGCTTTTTGGTAGGTGGATTGCTATTTGCTGGTTATGGTACTTACAACGCCATTGTTGGTGTTTGA